A genomic window from Aestuariirhabdus litorea includes:
- a CDS encoding 5'-nucleotidase — protein sequence MGVLTQDKLVVAISSRALFDMSDSHAVYETQGLEAFARYQIEHENQVLAPGDAFSLVSKLLGLNRFFEDGPKVEVILLSRNSADTGLRVFNSIEHYGLDISRAAFCGGASPYRYVTSFGCQLFLSTHADDVRHALESGVAAATILAAPAGAVESEQLRIAFDGDAVLFSDEAERIYKSEGLEAFTRSEKEAANLPLSGGPFKPFLAALHRLQAALDPHDCPVRTALVTARSAPAHERVVRTLRAWDIRLDESLFLGGMKKGTFLKAFGADVFFDDHMVHCESASEHVATGHVPHGIANQVKEQP from the coding sequence ATGGGTGTGCTAACACAGGATAAGCTGGTGGTGGCGATCTCCTCGCGAGCGCTATTTGATATGAGCGATAGCCATGCGGTCTATGAGACGCAGGGGCTCGAGGCATTTGCTCGCTACCAGATTGAGCATGAAAACCAGGTACTGGCACCCGGGGATGCGTTTTCCCTGGTCAGTAAACTGCTGGGCTTGAACCGCTTCTTCGAGGATGGACCCAAGGTTGAAGTGATCCTGCTGTCCCGCAATAGCGCGGACACGGGGCTGCGGGTATTTAACTCCATTGAGCACTATGGGCTCGATATCTCACGGGCCGCGTTTTGCGGTGGGGCCAGCCCCTACAGGTACGTGACCTCGTTCGGCTGCCAGCTGTTTCTCTCTACCCATGCCGACGATGTGCGTCATGCCCTGGAGTCTGGCGTAGCGGCAGCCACCATCCTGGCGGCGCCAGCGGGTGCGGTCGAAAGTGAACAGCTGCGAATTGCGTTTGATGGGGATGCGGTGCTGTTTTCCGATGAGGCTGAGCGGATCTATAAATCAGAAGGGTTGGAAGCCTTTACCCGCAGCGAGAAGGAGGCCGCTAACCTGCCCTTGAGCGGCGGGCCCTTCAAACCCTTTTTGGCCGCACTGCATCGTTTGCAGGCGGCGCTTGACCCTCATGATTGCCCGGTGCGCACCGCCCTGGTGACGGCCCGCTCGGCCCCTGCCCATGAGCGGGTGGTGCGTACCTTGCGCGCCTGGGATATTCGTCTCGATGAATCCCTGTTTTTAGGGGGGATGAAAAAGGGAACTTTCCTCAAGGCGTTTGGGGCGGATGTCTTCTTTGACGATCACATGGTCCACTGCGAGTCGGCCAGTGAGCACGTGGCCACTGGTCATGTCCCCCACGGTATTGCCAACCAGGTCAAGGAGCAGCCTTAG
- a CDS encoding 3-deoxy-7-phosphoheptulonate synthase: MTNLPIENLNIESQEILITPGELKAEIPLSESAYTTVDQGRQVIRDILDGKDHRLFVVVGPCSIHDTKAAMDYAHKLKVLAEEVSDTLYLVMRVYFEKPRTTVGWKGLINDPYLNDSFKIQDGLHIGRRLLMDVAELGLPTATEALDPISPQYLQDLISWSAVGARTTESQTHREMASGLSCAVGFKNGTDGGLSVAINALQSVSSPHRFLGIDHAGKVAITHTKGNPYGHVVLRGGDGKPNYDSVNVALCEQALEKAGIATNIMVDCSHANSNKDPALQPLVLDNVSNQILEGNRSIVGLMIESNLGWGAQKMSDNLEYGVSITDACIDWAATEKALREMRDKLKTVLPGRRED, translated from the coding sequence ATGACAAACCTACCCATTGAGAACCTCAACATAGAATCCCAGGAGATTCTGATTACCCCCGGCGAGCTTAAGGCTGAAATCCCCCTCAGCGAGTCGGCGTACACCACTGTCGACCAGGGCCGCCAGGTCATCCGGGATATTCTGGATGGCAAGGATCACCGCCTCTTTGTGGTGGTAGGACCCTGTTCCATTCACGATACCAAAGCGGCCATGGACTACGCCCATAAGCTCAAGGTTCTCGCCGAAGAGGTCTCCGACACCCTCTACCTGGTGATGCGAGTCTACTTCGAAAAACCCCGTACCACCGTAGGCTGGAAAGGGCTGATCAACGACCCCTACCTCAACGACTCCTTCAAGATCCAGGACGGGCTGCACATTGGACGCCGCCTGCTAATGGATGTCGCTGAATTGGGACTGCCCACCGCCACCGAGGCGCTGGACCCGATCTCTCCCCAGTACCTGCAGGACCTGATCTCCTGGTCTGCGGTGGGGGCGCGCACCACCGAGAGCCAGACCCACCGTGAGATGGCCAGCGGTCTCTCCTGTGCGGTGGGCTTCAAAAACGGCACCGATGGAGGCCTAAGCGTTGCCATTAACGCCCTCCAGTCCGTATCCAGCCCACACCGCTTTCTCGGAATCGATCACGCCGGTAAGGTCGCGATCACCCACACCAAAGGCAACCCCTACGGGCACGTGGTGTTGCGTGGAGGGGACGGCAAACCCAACTACGACTCGGTTAATGTCGCACTCTGTGAACAGGCCCTGGAAAAGGCCGGCATTGCTACCAACATCATGGTTGACTGCAGCCACGCCAACTCCAACAAGGATCCGGCCCTGCAACCGCTGGTGCTGGACAACGTCAGCAACCAGATTCTCGAGGGCAACCGCTCCATCGTCGGTTTGATGATAGAGAGCAACCTTGGCTGGGGCGCGCAAAAGATGAGTGACAATCTCGAATACGGCGTA